The Roseimicrobium gellanilyticum genome contains a region encoding:
- a CDS encoding fatty acid desaturase, which yields MSFPELRAIPDRLNLLLLAGAAVVAGSLLHAASHASAWWQVLLAMVAFSFVGNTLFSLLHESVHGIFHSNRAMNEWGGRIAAAFFPTALTFQRIFHLRHHRNNRTEVEQFDYLRPHDNKLLKYLQWYCILTGLYWTASPLGMMMYLVWPGAFQMKALRSDDSRFAQQTAADAMLEGFDNAPSGRIRLEILFTLAVQAALFILSDATWQGWLLCYAAFAVNWSSLQYADHAWSELDVKEGAWNLKVNKVVQWLFLNYHHHKAHHQHPDVPWVHLHKHVDFTEPRPSFLRIYLNMWRGPRPMPEKPET from the coding sequence ATGTCCTTTCCTGAGCTCCGCGCCATTCCCGACCGGCTGAACCTGCTGCTGCTCGCAGGCGCAGCCGTGGTGGCCGGCTCCTTGTTGCACGCCGCGTCCCACGCCTCCGCCTGGTGGCAGGTGCTGCTCGCCATGGTGGCGTTTTCCTTCGTGGGAAACACCCTCTTCTCCCTGCTGCACGAGTCCGTGCACGGGATCTTCCATTCGAATCGCGCGATGAATGAATGGGGCGGGCGCATTGCCGCAGCCTTCTTCCCCACCGCACTCACGTTTCAGCGCATCTTCCATCTGCGGCATCACAGGAACAATCGCACCGAGGTCGAGCAGTTCGACTATTTGCGCCCGCATGACAACAAGCTCCTGAAATACCTCCAGTGGTACTGCATCCTCACCGGACTCTACTGGACCGCCTCACCGCTGGGCATGATGATGTACCTCGTGTGGCCGGGTGCATTTCAGATGAAGGCGCTTCGTTCCGATGATTCTCGTTTCGCCCAGCAGACCGCAGCGGACGCGATGCTGGAGGGTTTTGACAACGCACCGAGTGGGAGGATTCGATTGGAGATCCTGTTCACGCTCGCCGTGCAGGCGGCGCTTTTCATCCTCTCGGATGCCACCTGGCAAGGCTGGCTGCTCTGCTATGCGGCTTTCGCAGTGAACTGGAGTTCCTTGCAATACGCAGACCACGCCTGGTCGGAACTCGATGTGAAGGAAGGTGCCTGGAACCTGAAGGTGAACAAGGTGGTGCAGTGGCTCTTTCTGAACTACCACCACCACAAGGCGCATCACCAGCATCCGGATGTGCCGTGGGTGCACCTGCACAAGCATGTGGATTTCACCGAGCCGCGCCCCTCCTTCCTGCGTATCTATCTGAACATGTGGCGCGGTCCCCGCCCCATGCCGGAGAAACCAGAGACATGA
- a CDS encoding SgcJ/EcaC family oxidoreductase: MTRLELLLPLLVLACITSASAQQPAAPAPAPTPAPSVAQPVPDTPAPAPATPPAAAPAPAPAPGTAAAPLEVRAAENPNHEQLRVLRDGITDAMNKKDVNALVAFLHPNIVFTTMNGDVAKGHQGIRDYYVKMMSGPNRVVDNLTVKFDADDLTSLYLNDSMGVCYGSTQDVYTLKGGQRLDINARWTATMIKEDGKWLVTAIHYSTNMFDNPVLTALQKTMMMVGMGCAVVGILLGMMIGRKTSGRR, encoded by the coding sequence ATGACCCGCCTCGAGCTTCTCCTTCCACTGCTTGTGCTGGCTTGCATCACGAGCGCCTCTGCCCAGCAACCCGCCGCCCCGGCGCCAGCGCCCACACCCGCGCCATCCGTTGCTCAACCCGTGCCGGACACCCCGGCGCCCGCGCCCGCGACACCACCTGCCGCTGCTCCTGCGCCAGCTCCGGCACCCGGCACCGCTGCCGCACCTCTCGAAGTACGCGCCGCGGAGAATCCCAATCACGAGCAGCTCCGCGTGCTGCGCGATGGCATCACGGATGCCATGAACAAGAAGGATGTGAATGCCCTCGTCGCCTTTCTGCATCCCAACATCGTCTTCACCACGATGAACGGCGACGTGGCCAAAGGTCACCAGGGCATCCGCGACTACTATGTGAAAATGATGTCCGGCCCGAACCGCGTGGTGGACAACCTGACGGTGAAGTTCGACGCGGACGACCTCACCAGCCTCTATCTCAATGACAGCATGGGCGTGTGCTACGGCTCCACCCAGGATGTCTATACACTCAAGGGAGGCCAGCGCCTGGACATCAATGCCCGCTGGACGGCCACGATGATCAAGGAAGATGGCAAGTGGCTCGTGACCGCCATCCACTATTCCACGAACATGTTCGACAACCCTGTGCTCACCGCCCTGCAGAAGACCATGATGATGGTCGGCATGGGCTGCGCCGTGGTCGGCATCCTGCTGGGCATGATGATTGGCCGCAAGACGAGCGGCCGCCGCTGA
- a CDS encoding Rieske 2Fe-2S domain-containing protein has translation MEPPFPELDWHKPLPLHGWFLVAPSSQLKRGTVLTFDLPGLPLVVFRGEDGAVRAVQAYCPHMGTHLAHSSVHGSSLQCPLHHWRFECGGSHGSPPGCAGPGAPAKLQPRPALRSYAVREACDAIWVTPRQEADAKPFPLFDGVSPESLLYKQGTPVFLRCPWQAVVANAFDLNHFQTVHARALHGTPSIDDQGHRLEFKYMSKVTGNELADRIMRKVSGNAIDVTIHCWEGSVLTVKTRTQRRETFLWLSFLPAEGGTIVKPLYAVPRGSAPLLSRLRVQVAGWLFHAFLKKDIRILEGMRFSPKVTPEEDPYLCKYLSFAARQGSGSIPQPHSPQPL, from the coding sequence ATGGAGCCCCCCTTCCCTGAGCTCGACTGGCATAAGCCACTGCCCTTGCACGGCTGGTTCCTCGTCGCGCCTTCGAGCCAGCTGAAGCGCGGCACCGTACTCACCTTTGACCTGCCCGGTCTGCCGCTTGTAGTATTTCGGGGAGAAGACGGCGCCGTACGCGCCGTGCAGGCCTACTGCCCGCACATGGGCACGCATCTGGCCCACAGCTCTGTGCATGGCTCCTCGCTGCAGTGCCCCCTGCACCATTGGCGGTTCGAGTGCGGGGGCAGCCATGGAAGTCCCCCCGGATGTGCTGGCCCTGGAGCTCCTGCCAAGCTCCAGCCTCGTCCTGCGTTGCGTTCCTATGCAGTCCGCGAAGCCTGCGACGCCATCTGGGTGACGCCACGACAAGAAGCCGACGCGAAGCCCTTCCCGCTCTTTGATGGAGTCTCACCCGAGTCACTCCTGTACAAGCAGGGCACGCCCGTCTTCCTCCGCTGTCCGTGGCAGGCCGTGGTGGCAAACGCCTTTGACCTAAATCATTTCCAGACGGTCCACGCCCGGGCCCTGCATGGCACGCCGAGCATCGATGACCAGGGACATCGACTGGAATTTAAGTACATGTCGAAAGTGACTGGCAACGAGCTGGCCGACCGCATCATGCGGAAGGTCTCTGGCAATGCCATCGACGTGACCATCCACTGCTGGGAGGGCTCTGTGCTCACGGTGAAGACGCGCACTCAACGCCGGGAGACCTTCCTGTGGCTCAGCTTTCTTCCGGCGGAAGGCGGCACGATCGTGAAACCCCTGTACGCAGTTCCGCGTGGGTCCGCCCCACTGCTCTCCCGGCTTCGGGTGCAGGTGGCGGGCTGGCTTTTCCACGCCTTCCTGAAGAAGGACATCCGCATTCTGGAAGGCATGCGTTTTTCTCCGAAGGTGACTCCGGAGGAAGATCCGTATCTTTGCAAGTATTTGAGCTTTGCCGCACGCCAAGGCTCCGGTAGCATCCCCCAACCTCACTCCCCGCAGCCGCTATGA